Proteins from a genomic interval of Salinarchaeum sp. Harcht-Bsk1:
- a CDS encoding PPC domain-containing protein, translated as MQRKLLTLGAVIVLVTMAGCSGGILGGGGGSGTPDWCHQNAFQELSASGGEMNENVSASVQGMTDREGNDVCQVRYEAPSDSNSMYQRVDLFYNEDQSYVVMVYYDSHGNQVGEVDLSGMVGGTDSGGTTDDSTGGTTDDGTDSTTGDSTGGTTDDSTGGTSDDGDSTTDNSNPSPVVGTLSYGQTVNAELTEDDGVAGEWRDANADAYEFQGSAGDSVVISMTSDPVDTYLILEGPNGERVAVNDDNGYSLDSEINYTLQQSGTYTIWATTFTLDNYAGGEGPYTLTLEQQ; from the coding sequence GTGCAACGGAAGCTACTGACACTCGGTGCGGTGATCGTGCTCGTGACGATGGCTGGCTGCTCCGGGGGCATCCTCGGTGGCGGTGGTGGCTCCGGTACGCCGGACTGGTGTCACCAGAACGCGTTCCAGGAACTGTCCGCCAGCGGCGGCGAGATGAACGAGAACGTCTCCGCCAGCGTGCAGGGGATGACCGACCGCGAGGGGAACGACGTCTGCCAGGTCAGGTACGAGGCGCCGAGCGACAGCAACTCGATGTACCAGCGCGTCGACCTGTTCTACAACGAGGACCAGAGCTACGTGGTGATGGTTTACTACGACAGTCACGGCAACCAGGTCGGCGAAGTCGACCTCTCCGGCATGGTGGGCGGGACTGACAGCGGGGGCACGACCGACGACAGCACCGGTGGAACGACCGACGATGGCACCGATTCCACGACTGGCGACAGCACCGGTGGAACGACCGACGACAGCACCGGGGGCACCAGCGACGACGGCGATTCGACGACCGACAACTCGAACCCGTCGCCGGTCGTCGGCACGCTCTCCTACGGCCAGACCGTCAACGCTGAACTCACCGAAGACGACGGCGTCGCGGGCGAGTGGCGCGACGCCAACGCCGACGCCTACGAGTTCCAGGGCTCCGCCGGTGACTCGGTGGTCATCTCCATGACGTCCGATCCTGTCGACACGTACCTGATCCTCGAGGGCCCCAACGGGGAACGCGTCGCGGTGAACGACGACAACGGCTACTCGCTGGACAGCGAGATCAACTACACGCTCCAGCAGAGTGGCACCTACACCATCTGGGCGACGACATTCACGCTCGACAATTACGCGGGCGGTGAGGGCCCATACACCCTCACCCTGGAACAGCAGTAA
- a CDS encoding SMP-30/gluconolactonase/LRE family protein, whose protein sequence is MEPERAVDSHSLTGEGPMWHPDEQVLYWVDIPDGELFRYDPEAGENELVYDDPDAIGGYTIQADGSLLLFEDSGRVEHFDDGEAAVVIEALPGEAESRFNDVIADPEGRVFAGTMPTDDHLGSLYRLDTHGSIGRVYEDVDVPNGMGFAPDRETMYFAESEARLVHQFDYDADSGAIDEVDPFIEVDGPEVPDGLTVDGEGDVWIAFWDGGRVGRYAPDGVEREVVEFPAKKVSSITFGGEDYEDAYVTTALGEDGNAREEEGDGAGSLFRFEPGVSGVPEFRSRIEL, encoded by the coding sequence ATGGAACCCGAGCGCGCCGTCGATTCACACAGCCTCACTGGCGAGGGACCCATGTGGCACCCGGACGAGCAGGTGCTCTACTGGGTCGACATCCCCGACGGCGAACTGTTCCGCTACGATCCCGAAGCTGGCGAGAACGAGCTCGTCTACGACGACCCCGACGCCATCGGCGGCTACACGATCCAGGCCGACGGGTCGCTCCTGCTGTTCGAGGACAGCGGTCGCGTCGAGCACTTCGACGACGGCGAGGCCGCCGTCGTGATCGAGGCGCTTCCTGGCGAGGCAGAGTCCCGGTTCAACGACGTGATCGCCGATCCCGAGGGGCGCGTGTTCGCGGGAACGATGCCGACCGACGACCACCTCGGGAGTCTCTACCGCCTCGATACCCACGGCTCGATCGGGCGCGTCTACGAGGACGTCGACGTTCCGAACGGGATGGGCTTCGCACCCGACCGCGAGACGATGTACTTCGCCGAGTCCGAAGCCCGTCTCGTCCACCAGTTCGACTACGACGCCGACAGCGGCGCCATCGACGAGGTCGACCCCTTCATCGAGGTCGATGGCCCCGAAGTCCCGGACGGACTCACCGTCGACGGCGAGGGCGACGTCTGGATCGCGTTCTGGGACGGCGGGCGCGTCGGGCGATACGCCCCGGACGGCGTCGAACGCGAGGTCGTCGAGTTCCCCGCGAAGAAAGTCTCCAGTATCACATTCGGCGGCGAGGACTACGAGGACGCCTACGTCACGACCGCGCTCGGAGAAGACGGGAACGCGCGCGAGGAGGAGGGCGACGGTGCGGGCTCACTGTTCCGTTTCGAACCCGGCGTCAGCGGGGTACCGGAGTTCCGTTCGCGAATCGAACTGTAA
- the msrB gene encoding peptide-methionine (R)-S-oxide reductase MsrB has product MSETATDDLPETDAEWRERLDEDEYHVLRNSGTEPAGSGEYDDHWEDGQYRCAGCGVVLFDSDAKFEHGCGWPSFFQPAAEDRVEYEEDTSHGMVRTEVLCATCDGHLGHVFDDGPEPTGKRYCINSVALDFEAE; this is encoded by the coding sequence ATGTCCGAAACCGCGACCGACGATCTCCCCGAGACCGACGCCGAGTGGCGCGAGCGTCTCGACGAGGACGAGTACCACGTGCTGCGCAATTCCGGGACCGAGCCCGCCGGCTCCGGCGAGTACGACGACCACTGGGAAGACGGCCAGTATCGCTGTGCTGGCTGTGGGGTCGTCCTCTTCGACAGCGACGCCAAGTTCGAGCACGGCTGTGGCTGGCCGAGTTTCTTCCAGCCCGCCGCGGAGGATCGCGTCGAGTACGAGGAGGACACCAGCCACGGGATGGTCCGGACCGAAGTCCTCTGCGCGACGTGCGACGGTCACCTCGGTCACGTGTTCGACGACGGCCCGGAGCCCACGGGGAAGCGCTACTGCATCAACTCCGTCGCGCTCGACTTCGAAGCCGAATAG